The Aneurinibacillus migulanus genome contains the following window.
CACGATGCTTCCACCTCGAACTTATAACCGACACCCCATACAGTATGGATGCACTCATAAGGGAGCTGCGCCAAGTGCTGACGGATTTTTTTGACATGCACATCCACTGTACGAATATCACCGAAAAAGTCATAACCCCATATTTGTTCCAATAATTGCTCCCTGGTAAATACGCTGCCCTGCGAACGAGCAAGAAATACGAGCAAGTCAAATTCTTTGGGACGGAATTGTACTTTTTCGCCCGCTATCGTCACCTGACGTCCCTGTAAATCAATATGAAGGTCCTGGAACTGCAAGGCATTGTTTGGCGTCGTGTCCTTCTCTTCTGCCGAGCGCGGTTGCATTCGGCGGAAAATCGCTTTAATCCGTGCAACAAGCTCCCGTGGGCTAAATGGCTTGGTCACATAATCATCCGCTCCAAGCTCAAGCCCAAGCACCCGGTCAAACTCTTCTCCTTTTGCGGATAACATAATAATAGGTGTGTCCATTATCTTACGAATTTCCCGGCATGCCTCGTATCCATCCATTTTTGGCATCATCACATCAAGAATGATCGCGTCCGGCTTCTCCTCCTCCGCAAGCCGTACCGCTTCTTCCCCGTTATGCGCTTCTACTAAATCAATTTGCTGCTGAGCGAAATACAAGCGAATGATTTCTAGCACATTCACATCATCGTCAGCAACAAGTACCTTTGTTCCGTTCACGCTATCTTCCTCCTCCATTCCGTACGCGCATCGAATACGGAATACAGCTTTGCAAGCCTTGTCTTCTTCTCTACCCGTTAGTATACCATATTTTTTGCGCACGTTTTGCAAGTCTGGAATGTCTATCTATAGTATTCGTGAACAGAAAGAGATCCGCGTCCGGGATGAAGGACTGAATTTTTTTTGCCCATTAAAATAACCGGTACAAATGTACCGGTTATTCTAGGAAGAA
Protein-coding sequences here:
- a CDS encoding response regulator transcription factor, producing the protein MNGTKVLVADDDVNVLEIIRLYFAQQQIDLVEAHNGEEAVRLAEEEKPDAIILDVMMPKMDGYEACREIRKIMDTPIIMLSAKGEEFDRVLGLELGADDYVTKPFSPRELVARIKAIFRRMQPRSAEEKDTTPNNALQFQDLHIDLQGRQVTIAGEKVQFRPKEFDLLVFLARSQGSVFTREQLLEQIWGYDFFGDIRTVDVHVKKIRQHLAQLPYECIHTVWGVGYKFEVEASCSA